CTGCGGGTTTTCAGAAATACGGTTGTAGATTTCCAGTGCCGATTTTTTTGTATTACATACGATCAGTCCCGAATCGCCGGAAAACCCGTCATTGAATTTCTGTATAAACTTATCAATTGTTATTCCGGAGAGTCCGTTAATTTTTTCGACAATTACCCTGTTGAATAAGGGGTGCTCAAAATATTTATCGCTCTCCACAAGGGCGACGCTTTGTTCCGGAGAAAAGATGTGTGGCTGAGTAGCCGTCATCAGGAAAATATAGGTGTCGAATTTTCGGGCAAATATTTCAAATACTTTGCCGACCAGCGTATGGTAATCAGCGGGAATATTCTGCACTTCATCCAGAATAATAATGCTGTTCACAATATTATGAAATTTCTTGAGCCACCGGTTTTGGTATCCGATGATGCTTTGAAACAGTTGTACAAATGTGGTGACGATATTGCCCGCATCCCATAACTCATTCAGCATCCGGTCATCATAATAGTTGGCATAGTCCTGTGAGATTTCGCTATCCCTTTTTTCGCTCCGAATGATTTCCATCGGCGATAGATAGTGATGCTTCAAAAGATATTTGGTGGGGGTTTCCGTAAAAGCGTCTTCCAAAGACCACGCGAGCAACTGTTCGAATTCTTCATAATTTTGGTCGATAATGGAGGTAAACGGCAGAGCATAAATAATTCGCCGAGATGGCTCCAGCTGGCGTTTCAGATTGTTTGCCGCCCCAAATGCAGCATAGGTTTTACCGATACCGGTTGGAGCAGTGATGGTGTAAATATGGTTATCCGGATTAAGCTGCTGGTTTGCGGTAACCTCGCGAAAGAACGCATTCCGCTGGGCATTTAACGGTTTTTCAGGATTAAATTTACCAGGATACCCTTCCCGGAGATGCTCCAAATACTTATCAACCTCAACCACTAGTTCGCAGGCATTCTCAAAATAATCCACATCCAGTTTGCCGGCCGCCTTCTTGTCCGAATCAATCAATACGGAAAACAGGAAATTCGACAGCAGAAAAACTTCAATTTGCTGTTCTTCCTCGAAATCGTTCAATCCATAATGCAAATCCCTGGAAACCTTTCGTGAAAAATCCCGCTCAATTATCTCCTCTTCCACCAGAGAAGACAGTACATCAAATACTTCCAGGAATTCAAGGTCGTATTCTTGCAAAAGTGTACTATACATTTCAGCAACAGCCGAAAATTGTTTGTCCTGAATATTTTTCAGTTGTTTCTGCACCGAGGCATTCAGGGTAAACGGGTTTTGTGGTGATTGCAAATTTCCGTGATGGTATCGCACTGTCAGATACGCCAGCAGCGGGGCTATAGACTTTTCAGGAAATCGCTCCTGTACGAGGACATACGCAAATAAGGAAGAAATTGGAGCATGGTGGGTATGATTACCGTCAACTGAATGCGGTGGCAATAATCCTTGGAAATAAGTAGTAGATTTTCCGAAATCATGGGCAATTCCGATGAGATAACTGAGATCGTCAATTTCATTTTTCGAAAATAATGAAAAGTTTAGATTTTTATCCTGAACGACCTGTCTTGAATTCTCGGCTACCTGGCTAAGATGATCCTGCATTGACGTTTCCGGATGCGACTTTAGCATCATGAGACAAAAGGTGTATAGAAAGAGATGGTTTTGTCCCGGACTCGAAACGCTTCCTTAAACCTACCCGGAACGCCTTTGCCACTCATTTCAAAAACGGTATTTACCATGGAATCCTGTTCGCGTCCTACATCAATTTTTCGCATGGTGTTCGGCATGGAGGCACTGTTGATGTCAAACCCAACCGTGTCACTTAACCCGGAAATGTTTTCCTCGAATGTCAGAGAATCCAGCTTTCCAGAAAAATCTGTCAGGAATTGAATATCCGATTCAGGGATCATTCCCGCGTCCTCCACGTATCCTCGAAATGCTCGTTGTCCGAGATATACACCGTAGCCGAGGTTATGGTTTTTACAGCGATGGAACAAGCTATCGAAGAGTTCAGCATTTTCATGCCAACAGTAGATGCGGAACCGGAGTCTTTCCTCTCTGGGCAGGAGCAGTTCCAAGCGTACCTGGGTCGGCCCACCCTCCTTTTTTACGTAATTCATACAGGAGACCTGCTTCCGCACAGGACTTAGCAGCTGCACTCCGATTTTCGATTGTTGTGGTGAGAATGTCTCGTAGTACGTATCTCTTGGCATTTCCAGGATAGAGGCAAGGATTCCCGTTATCACCGTGCGGGGTGGCACCTCGTAGGTCAACGAGGAAATATTGGAGTAGTACTTTTTAAAGTGCGCAATTTTCCCGGTGAGCTGGAATGTCAGTAATCCGGGAATTTTCGGTTCGGACATATACGATCCTCATTAGCCTGAATTCTTCATGATACGAAAAAAATCAGTGGTTCATATTGGGCTTAAAATTAATATCTATAGTGGAGTAGAGACGTTCCATGGAACGTCTCTACACTCGATCTGTCGTTTTATGAATTATTCAGATTAGTAACTCAATTCCTGAAATTTCGCAGATTCCAGATCCAACCCGTCAATACTTAAATTTCCATCTTTCCAGTAATGAATCTTTTGGATTTTGCCGTCGAACTTACCAAGATATGCCTGTAGTTCGGTTGCGTCTACGGTACACTCCTTGATGGATCGCAATTCAGGTTCGGGCACGGAGGTTTCCAGATGAACGAATTCACGGAGATCGTTTAGTACGGTCTGATTATCTGTCATTTCAACCCGCAGATACAACCGGGGTGTCTGTCCGATTTTTGACCGCGTCCGGTTCAACGGGATAGACTTGATGATAGCTTCGTCCAGCAATTGCACATCCTCCTCTGTCATTCGGGTATCCTGTGCTACGTTGGCATTAATACCACCACTGAACGCCAGAAAGGAGTAATTAACGCGGTAATCTTTGCCGATACCAGCGCCGTGCTCGCTTTTCCCGGTTTGCAGATGCGAAGTAATGGTTTTGCTCTCCTGCAATTCATGGATAGTATTCAGCGAATAGCCCCAGTTGAATTGCACCGGGCCTGTAAATGTCGATGAGGCACCACGTCCTTCTTCTACCTGAATCGGAATTGTTGCGCCAAATATTCGGATATCGACGAGGTCAAAGAGGTTATCTCCGATTTCTTCCAAACCCTTTACTTTCTTCAAATCATCGAGAGTTAGGTCTTCTTCCTTCTTTCCATCCAAATGCGTCAGTTTGAAAAGTGCCAGCGAATCCTGCGCACGTAATCCAGCATCGACGAGTTTTCGGACAAAGATTGGTAATTCTTTGACCTGCATCAGGTAATCCCTGATATATCGTTTCAGCCGCACGTCACTCACGAGATTCCGGCCGGCCTCCCAGTCCATTCTCGGCTTATTCTCGTTGTCCATATCACCGTTGGGATTACACTGTTTTGCATCATACAGAAACAATATTTCCGAGTTGCGAGATAAATTCGCCATTATGATTTCTCCTCTGCCTGTTTTTCTCTTGCCGCTTCGATGCCGATATATTTGCCCAGCGAGATACCCGTCAGGATATAAAACACAACCTCATCTTTTGTCAGTGAGGAATTTTCTATCCCCTGCAATCGGTCGATCATGGCCGCATGTCGGAGGGTATTATACCGGTATTCATCATATAATTTAAGGTATTCGGATATTTCATTAACGAACGTTGAAAGTCGTCTCACGGGCATACCGTCAAAATTCAATTTATCCAACACTGTGCTAGACTTATTTTCCTGTTGTTGTTTATACAAGATGCCATTCATGAGGGAACCCAGCAGAACTAATCCCTGGCGATGCGGCTGCCCTTTGTAAATATTTTCATGCACCTCGAAAAACTTCTGAATCTCGTCATCGGGTATCTCTGTAAAAATTTTTGCCTCTCCATTCATTTGCCGACTCCCTTGCAGTTTTGCATTTGCCGAAAAGACAGATAACAGGATATTCATATCCAATGGTCTTTTAAGTATCCCCAGATCACGTTCGTTTTTATGATAGGTTTTGTGGAAAATATCGTTGAATCTGCGTAGTAGATAACGGTATTGTACCGGCGCGCCTTTTACTAAAGATCCAAATAGTCTAACTAATTCTTTCCTGTAGATTTCACTATCCGGATTTTTCCCATGAGAAAATCGGTTCGGGAAAAGTAACCAATACAGCGAATTTAAGGTAATTGGTGTGTCGAATAAATTTATATAAAAGGTTTGGTGTAGATTCCTGATTGTTCCAAAAAGACTATGGAATTGTTGGAATTCTACATCAGGAATACTTTCAACGACATTAAATGACGCCTGGTCTAACCAGTAAAATAGAAAATCGAACCGTGTATTGGTTGTCAGCATTTCATCAATTAATTTATCATGAGAACGCAATTCTTCGTGCAAATCAGAGGAGCGATAATTCAGAATACTTTGAATATAACTTACCTGTGCATCCAGGTTTTGAGACTTTTTTATCGTTTGAACATTGGGAATCAGATAATACTTCACGCGAAACAAGGTATCCTGAAAATGCTGTTGTGTATGATCGATTCCTGTCATAAGCCAGGAATAGCACTCTTCACATGAGGCAAAAGATTTGTACGCTGACTTCTGTTCTAAATTTTCAAAAAATATGGTATCTGTCGTTCCATAAAACTTAGTAGGGATATTTATCTTTCCCGTAACCGGTTTTGTCTGTCCACAAAGGGAACAGACTGCTTCAGATTGAACCATAGGTTCCGTATCCTGGAAAAACCGTTGAAAACGTTCATAATACACCACATCGATATAGTCCCGGGCAAATCGACCTTTATGAAAGTATTTACCATCGACCTTGAGAGAACAAATATTAATATTATTGGCAAAACCTTTTCGGGTTTGCCCATAGATATCTTTGCTTACTAACTCCAGAAATGCACTTTTCACTTTAGTAAATTTATCTTCAGCGTCACCTAAATAACCATGAAATGACTTCAGCTGCCCTGAGTCCAGTTTTTGGAAGTTCAGGCAAGATTTGCCATCCGTAGTAGTTGTGTAAAACTGCGAATGAATCGATTCGATATATTGCCGGAAATCCGGAAATTTTCCCGACAATTTATCATCTAAATACGAAAGCATTTCATCAATGGAGGTGAGATGGTAATAAAGGTTATTAGTACAAAAATAGATTTTTTTACTACGTTGTCCCAATAATTCAAACGCAAAAAAATCTGTTCTGTTCTCAGGAATGAGTTCTTTCCCGAGCTCCAGTTTAATCTGATCTTTATCGGGGAGTAGATTGACTACTATTTCGTACGCATTCTGGGACTCATCCAACCCGAATGGATGGTCAGGCATAATAGTCTGTGAATCAAGAAAAGCCTTCCGGCTTTCCTCTGGTGGCAGATCCTGTAACTTCGCTTTTCCAATGGAATAACATGACTCAATCATTGAACTCTCCGCAACTCACTGCACGCAAATCCCGTGATAGCAACAATCGATACAGCGTTTTTTATACTTTGTAGACTGCGGAAACCATCCGTCCCTGATGACTGTGCGAATACTGGAGATGGTCTCTTTGGCGTGTGCTTTTAAGGTATCGGTAATGGGGACGTCAAGCAACTTGTTTTTGCTTCGGGTGTACACCAGATAGCCGGTTTTGACCGGCTTGCCGTAATTCTCCTCGATCAGCAATCCGTAGATCGCCGTCTGGTATTTGTAAGTCTGGTAAATCCGCCCCTTGTACTCCGCGTACTTGTAATCCAGCGGCGCCATGGTGCCGTCATCCAGCGTCAGTATTTCATCCACAATGCCTCGAACGCCAAGGTTGTCCGAATGCAGTTTGACTTCCGTCTGCTTGTCCGTTACGCCCCGTTTCTTCCGCAGGTAATCTGGGTTTTGCGCAGCCTTTTTC
This Candidatus Neomarinimicrobiota bacterium DNA region includes the following protein-coding sequences:
- the cas3 gene encoding CRISPR-associated helicase Cas3', which produces MQDHLSQVAENSRQVVQDKNLNFSLFSKNEIDDLSYLIGIAHDFGKSTTYFQGLLPPHSVDGNHTHHAPISSLFAYVLVQERFPEKSIAPLLAYLTVRYHHGNLQSPQNPFTLNASVQKQLKNIQDKQFSAVAEMYSTLLQEYDLEFLEVFDVLSSLVEEEIIERDFSRKVSRDLHYGLNDFEEEQQIEVFLLSNFLFSVLIDSDKKAAGKLDVDYFENACELVVEVDKYLEHLREGYPGKFNPEKPLNAQRNAFFREVTANQQLNPDNHIYTITAPTGIGKTYAAFGAANNLKRQLEPSRRIIYALPFTSIIDQNYEEFEQLLAWSLEDAFTETPTKYLLKHHYLSPMEIIRSEKRDSEISQDYANYYDDRMLNELWDAGNIVTTFVQLFQSIIGYQNRWLKKFHNIVNSIIILDEVQNIPADYHTLVGKVFEIFARKFDTYIFLMTATQPHIFSPEQSVALVESDKYFEHPLFNRVIVEKINGLSGITIDKFIQKFNDGFSGDSGLIVCNTKKSALEIYNRISENPQHSAQYKIKCLTTLQTPADRKSIIHEIGDLLSRKEKVICVSTQLIEAGIDLSFQTVYRDMGPFDSIVQVAGRCNRHGELDEPGKMYIMRLQRENGRDYSGIYDPKLMQMAGETVDAPHFESRDFLRMSHDYFSGFDFVGESNRLLQGLQRLNYSEEMANETAVKDFQLIEQRAEQQDVIICTDTKSEQHLQRFLELHKSLSDTERRSAERKNIMGEIRYLRQKLADYTISVFANQLIPYHKSADIKSEINDNLLYVPLEIAKQENIYTKETGFNLEPDSVTTTSMI
- the cas5 gene encoding CRISPR-associated protein Cas5, which encodes MSEPKIPGLLTFQLTGKIAHFKKYYSNISSLTYEVPPRTVITGILASILEMPRDTYYETFSPQQSKIGVQLLSPVRKQVSCMNYVKKEGGPTQVRLELLLPREERLRFRIYCWHENAELFDSLFHRCKNHNLGYGVYLGQRAFRGYVEDAGMIPESDIQFLTDFSGKLDSLTFEENISGLSDTVGFDINSASMPNTMRKIDVGREQDSMVNTVFEMSGKGVPGRFKEAFRVRDKTISFYTPFVS
- the cas7b gene encoding type I-B CRISPR-associated protein Cas7/Csh2 encodes the protein MANLSRNSEILFLYDAKQCNPNGDMDNENKPRMDWEAGRNLVSDVRLKRYIRDYLMQVKELPIFVRKLVDAGLRAQDSLALFKLTHLDGKKEEDLTLDDLKKVKGLEEIGDNLFDLVDIRIFGATIPIQVEEGRGASSTFTGPVQFNWGYSLNTIHELQESKTITSHLQTGKSEHGAGIGKDYRVNYSFLAFSGGINANVAQDTRMTEEDVQLLDEAIIKSIPLNRTRSKIGQTPRLYLRVEMTDNQTVLNDLREFVHLETSVPEPELRSIKECTVDATELQAYLGKFDGKIQKIHYWKDGNLSIDGLDLESAKFQELSY
- the cas8b gene encoding type I-B CRISPR-associated protein Cas8b/Csh1, with protein sequence MIESCYSIGKAKLQDLPPEESRKAFLDSQTIMPDHPFGLDESQNAYEIVVNLLPDKDQIKLELGKELIPENRTDFFAFELLGQRSKKIYFCTNNLYYHLTSIDEMLSYLDDKLSGKFPDFRQYIESIHSQFYTTTTDGKSCLNFQKLDSGQLKSFHGYLGDAEDKFTKVKSAFLELVSKDIYGQTRKGFANNINICSLKVDGKYFHKGRFARDYIDVVYYERFQRFFQDTEPMVQSEAVCSLCGQTKPVTGKINIPTKFYGTTDTIFFENLEQKSAYKSFASCEECYSWLMTGIDHTQQHFQDTLFRVKYYLIPNVQTIKKSQNLDAQVSYIQSILNYRSSDLHEELRSHDKLIDEMLTTNTRFDFLFYWLDQASFNVVESIPDVEFQQFHSLFGTIRNLHQTFYINLFDTPITLNSLYWLLFPNRFSHGKNPDSEIYRKELVRLFGSLVKGAPVQYRYLLRRFNDIFHKTYHKNERDLGILKRPLDMNILLSVFSANAKLQGSRQMNGEAKIFTEIPDDEIQKFFEVHENIYKGQPHRQGLVLLGSLMNGILYKQQQENKSSTVLDKLNFDGMPVRRLSTFVNEISEYLKLYDEYRYNTLRHAAMIDRLQGIENSSLTKDEVVFYILTGISLGKYIGIEAAREKQAEEKS
- the cas4 gene encoding CRISPR-associated protein Cas4; the encoded protein is MNNTHQFYITPSDMLEYLYCPRFIYFENVLDIPENQGSRWKVQKGRSIHKKKAAQNPDYLRKKRGVTDKQTEVKLHSDNLGVRGIVDEILTLDDGTMAPLDYKYAEYKGRIYQTYKYQTAIYGLLIEENYGKPVKTGYLVYTRSKNKLLDVPITDTLKAHAKETISSIRTVIRDGWFPQSTKYKKRCIDCCYHGICVQ